The Sulfitobacter sp. S223 genome has a window encoding:
- a CDS encoding DUF4240 domain-containing protein has protein sequence MRKSEIDSMGFEDGRITGFMPRFRSIDDDWERYTDALVELVDRGVVAHEKGRSLYDLYLQDLNEWLTEFYFEEKRFDQIEAHYTPSGEVSFGPISDGHLTVLDRLQAMGEGARVRRIWRSHMGLIKGEFWWYISERNAGFRIAKYYQASEQKQSRDYEKLISRIPTMKQELLAIMADYRKTAEMTGASETELTRIHADIAAIDAEKRPRPKGKPDPRRMDENLFWDLIDEGLTDQPIGERIDTLPERLAAFKATAIRDFEKIQRSLDARAYRWDVWALAYLLQGGCSDDAFEDFRGWLILQGREVFEGAIADPDSFDVTLHSGTASGINGLRDAAPVAYEMRQGKAMKPVKMPLMDVAGTEIAEENFASALPRVAALVGR, from the coding sequence ATGCGAAAAAGTGAAATCGACTCGATGGGCTTCGAAGATGGACGGATCACTGGGTTTATGCCGCGATTTCGTTCCATCGATGATGATTGGGAACGATACACAGACGCTTTGGTAGAACTCGTCGACCGCGGTGTTGTGGCACATGAAAAAGGTCGATCGCTTTACGATCTGTATTTACAAGATCTAAACGAATGGCTGACCGAATTCTATTTCGAGGAAAAACGGTTTGACCAGATCGAAGCACACTACACCCCTTCAGGTGAAGTCTCTTTCGGTCCGATCAGTGACGGACATCTGACCGTGTTAGACCGGTTGCAAGCGATGGGCGAGGGCGCGCGCGTGCGGCGGATTTGGCGCTCACATATGGGGCTCATCAAGGGGGAGTTTTGGTGGTATATCAGTGAACGAAATGCGGGCTTCCGTATCGCCAAATATTATCAGGCGTCGGAGCAAAAACAAAGCCGCGATTACGAAAAACTGATTAGCCGCATTCCGACGATGAAGCAGGAGTTATTGGCTATAATGGCCGACTATCGCAAAACAGCAGAAATGACTGGTGCAAGCGAAACGGAACTGACCCGCATCCACGCCGACATTGCAGCAATTGACGCCGAAAAAAGACCGCGTCCCAAAGGCAAACCCGATCCGCGTAGAATGGACGAAAATTTATTTTGGGACCTGATCGATGAAGGTCTGACGGATCAGCCAATCGGCGAACGGATCGACACGCTTCCCGAAAGACTGGCTGCATTCAAAGCGACAGCAATTCGCGACTTTGAAAAGATCCAACGCAGCCTTGATGCGCGTGCCTATCGTTGGGACGTGTGGGCCTTGGCCTATCTGTTGCAAGGTGGATGTTCAGATGACGCCTTCGAGGACTTTCGTGGCTGGTTGATCTTGCAGGGACGAGAAGTCTTTGAAGGTGCGATTGCGGATCCAGACAGCTTTGATGTGACCTTACATAGCGGCACGGCCAGTGGGATAAATGGATTGCGTGACGCGGCACCCGTGGCCTACGAAATGCGGCAAGGCAAAGCTATGAAGCCAGTGAAGATGCCCCTAATGGATGTTGCCGGAACCGAGATTGCTGAAGAAAATTTCGCGTCTGCCTTACCGCGCGTCGCGGCCTTGGTCGGTCGCTGA
- a CDS encoding plasmid recombination protein, with translation MSYQFIHIETYSEAAKKVSGTDGHFNSAAQVLGEALREPEYSKHVEEPGSVYKVGGTMSVRQLQERRSDILDGLRETVTRKDGTTYTRKLRNDAATLYTEIHSHPLPATDLLSDKKTHGSEIREWIYHALADFTARMPDDIDWSAVMHLDEGFVHFHVIAINTHDLKLDANKLHAGKVAAAMLRDELDTPTAIPSLPKPALEKRPNKPKQPRPSKNRETQKKNKIKREAQLSAWEKACQKVAARNADLMAQWEAENGEHLQVARKTRGPIPEKEAYSAALKQLQDRYYEKVGKPCGLLRDGPRKQRLSTQQHAAQKAAAKDMKNSLKEVKSSLARAEDNADHALDIKERYLQKEAELDAGIAAMDELVTQIASGDAEVIEGDITMRDMPSFIERLFGPKPSKTKIGNLFKKLINLIGRVSESEQRGPDQSPKP, from the coding sequence GTGTCATACCAGTTCATACATATCGAAACGTATTCAGAAGCCGCCAAAAAGGTGAGCGGCACAGACGGGCATTTCAATTCCGCCGCACAGGTTTTGGGAGAAGCGTTACGCGAGCCGGAATATTCTAAACATGTGGAAGAGCCCGGCTCGGTGTATAAAGTCGGTGGCACCATGTCTGTCCGGCAACTTCAGGAAAGGCGCAGTGATATTCTGGATGGTCTGCGCGAAACCGTCACCCGCAAAGATGGCACGACATACACACGCAAACTCCGCAATGATGCCGCGACGCTGTATACAGAAATCCATTCGCACCCCCTGCCCGCTACCGACCTTCTGTCAGACAAGAAAACGCATGGCTCCGAGATAAGAGAATGGATCTACCATGCGCTGGCTGATTTTACGGCTCGCATGCCAGATGACATTGATTGGTCTGCGGTGATGCATTTGGATGAGGGCTTTGTCCATTTCCACGTCATTGCCATCAATACACACGACCTCAAACTGGACGCGAACAAACTACATGCTGGCAAGGTGGCTGCAGCAATGCTGCGTGATGAGTTGGATACCCCTACGGCCATCCCATCACTCCCCAAGCCCGCATTAGAAAAGCGCCCCAACAAGCCCAAGCAACCCCGCCCCTCCAAAAACCGCGAGACCCAGAAGAAGAACAAGATTAAACGGGAAGCGCAATTATCAGCATGGGAGAAAGCATGCCAAAAGGTTGCAGCACGCAACGCTGACCTGATGGCTCAATGGGAGGCCGAGAACGGTGAGCACCTCCAAGTCGCACGCAAAACGCGTGGTCCGATCCCAGAAAAGGAAGCCTACTCTGCCGCGTTAAAACAGCTTCAGGACCGATATTACGAGAAGGTCGGCAAGCCCTGTGGCCTGTTGCGCGATGGTCCACGTAAGCAACGCCTGTCCACTCAACAACACGCAGCGCAAAAAGCTGCAGCCAAGGATATGAAAAACAGCCTGAAGGAGGTCAAAAGTAGCTTGGCGCGAGCCGAGGACAATGCTGATCACGCGTTAGACATAAAAGAACGCTATTTGCAAAAAGAAGCCGAACTGGACGCTGGCATCGCCGCAATGGATGAACTGGTGACCCAGATCGCGTCGGGAGACGCAGAAGTAATTGAGGGCGACATTACGATGAGAGACATGCCCTCATTCATTGAACGCCTGTTTGGACCCAAGCCATCCAAGACCAAAATCGGTAACTTGTTTAAGAAACTGATCAATCTCATCGGGCGCGTGAGCGAAAGCGAACAACGCGGGCCAGACCAGTCACCAAAGCCATGA
- a CDS encoding nuclear transport factor 2 family protein, whose product MEDRNTLMALEESLWLANTRFDPDLMDKTFAESFVEFGRSGRRYERAEMIFESTPHAVIDAELPLQHYALELIAPDVALATYTSIVRYGERVERGRRSSIWVKVEGRWKLRFHQGTPY is encoded by the coding sequence ATGGAAGACAGAAACACGCTTATGGCACTTGAAGAGAGCCTGTGGCTTGCCAATACCCGCTTCGATCCTGACTTGATGGACAAAACCTTTGCGGAAAGTTTCGTGGAATTCGGGCGCTCGGGCCGACGTTATGAACGGGCCGAGATGATTTTCGAAAGCACCCCCCATGCCGTGATTGACGCTGAACTTCCTCTTCAGCACTATGCCTTAGAGCTCATCGCACCTGATGTGGCCTTGGCAACCTACACGAGCATAGTGAGATATGGCGAGAGGGTCGAACGGGGCCGCCGCTCATCCATCTGGGTCAAAGTTGAAGGCCGCTGGAAGTTACGCTTCCATCAGGGAACCCCATATTAA
- a CDS encoding site-specific integrase — MGLQTHLIRRNASYAWRRRLPAQIGGGLMQISLRTNDPDIAKRIALVVSAESTRTFDLMMTHGLSKTDARRLLTSVIERELARISHAQMVRADDPNPSAWQDDQSHDWAMGQALQLLAQRGASGVDLTDRDRVAFRNDGRTDSDIDRLELALEIESQAFRHPPMSGPNTRVKQAMERALDRNDFTNMEYLEGRKIYMNGRGAGLLAAYKGDSSSADATDLAERLMRSDQAPVEQIEVEPPEHTQPDPVKASQAKPVGNSYDPKITSLIERLMDQKRRLENSTQMIDQMEKTLLMFIEATGVEDINNLQQVHVAQYVDMLHELPKYYRRSSKTRHMSLKQILKAAKSSAQKPEGLSVTTINRNIDYLGQLLKKARSEGFISPNHIDLDALRLRKPGRERDECPPFTLKDAQDIFAHAVWHGAASKRDWQVPGQQIVRDGLFWIPAFAALSGARRAEIAGLQLDDIKEMEGIPCFRIRENTNRSIKTFGSERDLPIHPQLLELGFMDYANRLRDDGQTDLFPDMKPGTGTKDKWGGKIDYRFRQVLDNRLTEGRNGKSFKSFRHYVITQLGRSKTVAENVRKDIVGHVGGSMTAERYTETASLAEKLDAISTLPRLPIADPRDAS; from the coding sequence ATGGGACTACAAACCCACCTCATTCGACGCAATGCGAGCTATGCTTGGCGCAGACGCCTGCCCGCGCAGATCGGCGGTGGCCTGATGCAAATCAGCTTACGCACCAACGATCCTGACATCGCCAAACGCATCGCATTGGTTGTTTCTGCAGAAAGTACGCGTACATTTGATCTTATGATGACACATGGCCTTTCAAAAACTGACGCCCGCCGCCTCCTCACTTCGGTCATTGAGCGTGAGTTGGCGCGGATTTCTCATGCACAGATGGTACGTGCAGATGACCCCAACCCTTCCGCGTGGCAAGACGACCAGTCCCATGACTGGGCAATGGGGCAAGCCCTGCAACTCCTGGCGCAGCGTGGCGCGTCTGGAGTGGACCTCACAGATCGGGACCGTGTTGCATTCCGGAACGACGGTCGAACAGATTCGGACATCGATCGCTTGGAATTGGCTCTTGAGATTGAATCTCAGGCGTTCAGACATCCGCCCATGAGCGGCCCCAACACTCGGGTTAAGCAAGCGATGGAACGTGCGCTGGACCGGAATGACTTTACCAACATGGAATATCTTGAGGGCCGTAAGATTTACATGAATGGGCGTGGCGCGGGTCTACTCGCCGCATATAAGGGCGACAGTAGTTCGGCAGATGCAACGGATTTGGCGGAACGCCTCATGCGATCTGATCAAGCACCTGTTGAGCAGATCGAAGTTGAGCCACCAGAACATACCCAACCCGACCCCGTTAAGGCTTCACAGGCAAAGCCCGTTGGTAATAGCTATGACCCAAAGATCACATCCCTGATTGAACGCCTGATGGATCAAAAGCGACGCCTTGAGAATTCAACACAAATGATTGATCAAATGGAGAAAACACTCCTGATGTTCATTGAAGCCACTGGGGTCGAAGACATCAATAATCTGCAACAAGTCCATGTCGCTCAATATGTCGATATGTTGCATGAGCTGCCCAAGTACTACCGTCGCTCATCAAAGACGCGCCATATGTCATTGAAACAAATTCTGAAAGCTGCCAAATCCAGTGCGCAAAAGCCTGAAGGCCTGTCAGTCACAACAATCAATCGTAACATTGATTATCTCGGGCAGCTTCTCAAGAAGGCCCGCTCGGAGGGCTTCATTTCTCCCAATCACATTGATCTGGATGCCCTGCGCCTGCGTAAACCAGGCCGCGAGCGCGATGAATGCCCGCCGTTCACGCTCAAAGATGCACAAGATATCTTTGCACACGCGGTCTGGCATGGCGCTGCCTCGAAACGAGACTGGCAGGTTCCCGGACAACAAATTGTTCGCGATGGCCTCTTCTGGATTCCGGCGTTCGCCGCCCTGTCAGGTGCGAGACGCGCAGAGATCGCGGGATTACAACTTGATGACATCAAGGAGATGGAAGGTATTCCGTGCTTCCGTATTCGCGAGAACACCAATCGGAGCATCAAGACTTTTGGTTCAGAACGCGACCTGCCCATCCATCCGCAACTTCTGGAACTGGGGTTTATGGACTATGCCAACCGCCTTCGTGACGACGGACAGACCGACCTGTTCCCTGATATGAAACCCGGAACAGGGACAAAGGATAAATGGGGCGGTAAAATCGACTATCGCTTCCGGCAGGTACTGGATAATCGCCTGACCGAAGGCCGAAACGGCAAAAGCTTCAAGTCTTTTCGTCACTATGTGATTACCCAGCTCGGACGCAGCAAAACGGTTGCAGAAAACGTCCGTAAAGACATCGTCGGGCACGTCGGAGGCAGCATGACCGCTGAACGGTACACCGAAACCGCGAGTCTGGCCGAAAAGCTTGATGCGATCAGCACCCTCCCGCGCCTGCCAATCGCGGACCCACGTGACGCCTCTTGA
- a CDS encoding MBL fold metallo-hydrolase: MLPPDDFDPPVGVAQTLATGLRRIVAPNPSPMTYRGTNTYLLGDTAIAVIDPGPDSPPHLSAILKAIEPEQHVSHIIVTHTHLDHSPLARGLSQATGAPVIAFGTADAGRSTVMQQLADAGTVGGGEGIDAAFSPDQIVADGDTITGAGWELDVIHTPGHIGNHISLGWGDACFTADHVMGWASSLVSPPDGDLTDFMRSCARLQARDWHVFYPGHGAPVEEPTARLDWLVTHRRAREKAILELLSQSPSSAPALARTIYTETPSALLGAAIRNVLAHLIDLHGRDLVTHTGALHESATFSLK, from the coding sequence ATGCTGCCACCTGATGACTTCGACCCGCCCGTGGGCGTGGCCCAAACGCTTGCCACCGGCCTGCGCCGCATCGTTGCCCCGAACCCGTCACCTATGACGTATCGCGGAACGAATACCTATCTGCTTGGCGACACCGCGATTGCCGTGATTGATCCGGGCCCCGACAGCCCGCCCCATCTATCCGCGATTCTAAAAGCCATAGAACCTGAGCAACATGTCAGCCACATCATTGTAACCCATACACATCTGGACCACTCCCCGCTGGCAAGGGGCCTATCGCAAGCAACTGGTGCGCCTGTCATCGCATTTGGAACGGCGGATGCCGGACGCTCGACCGTCATGCAGCAATTGGCGGACGCTGGCACTGTGGGTGGCGGTGAAGGCATTGATGCAGCTTTTTCTCCGGACCAGATAGTTGCCGACGGCGACACCATTACCGGTGCCGGTTGGGAGCTGGATGTGATTCACACACCGGGCCACATAGGTAATCACATCAGCCTTGGCTGGGGTGATGCCTGCTTTACGGCAGATCACGTCATGGGTTGGGCTTCTTCGCTGGTATCTCCACCTGATGGTGATCTGACAGACTTCATGCGGTCCTGCGCGCGCCTGCAAGCCCGCGATTGGCACGTGTTTTACCCGGGCCACGGCGCGCCGGTTGAAGAACCGACCGCACGCCTCGACTGGCTAGTGACACACCGCCGCGCTCGGGAAAAAGCGATACTGGAATTGCTCTCCCAAAGCCCCTCATCCGCACCCGCCCTTGCCCGCACCATCTATACAGAGACACCCTCGGCCCTGCTCGGTGCGGCCATCCGCAACGTGCTGGCACACTTAATCGACCTCCACGGACGGGACCTTGTGACCCACACAGGCGCACTCCACGAAAGCGCAACATTCTCCTTGAAGTAG
- a CDS encoding ATP-binding protein, which yields MSFDLLKHYVPRGIYGRAALILLLPVVFLQLVVTVIFAQRHFEGVTHQMSDTVLRELALVLRVVDEAPSADDAVNDVQTRLGLLDFEIAPATLISPRNDLLWYDYSGRVLTKRLSERLDGFRAVDLVESGVVKLYVDSPHGLLRVDFDRRRISASNPHQLFVYTIAFGIVMTLIAIIYLRNQLRPIKRLARAAEAFGRGRHIPYSPAGAVELRAAGNAFVNMRNRIERHIEQRTLMLSGVSHDLRTPLTRLRLGLAMLDEDEAAPLLRDVDDMQGMLDEFLSFAKGAAEGEPTEVDPIAMVADIVEGAQRAGRDVTLMARDGAGQGTVQLREVAMRRAVDNLISNAVRYGTRAEVSVMLTDKTLRIRVEDDGPGIPEDQHEQATRPFTRLDPSRNQDKGGGVGLGLAIAVDVARSHGGVLRLGSSEALGGLRADIVIAR from the coding sequence ATGTCTTTCGACTTGCTCAAACACTATGTGCCGCGCGGCATTTACGGGCGTGCAGCCTTGATCCTACTGCTGCCGGTGGTTTTCTTGCAGCTTGTTGTGACTGTGATATTCGCGCAGCGGCATTTCGAGGGTGTCACTCACCAGATGAGTGACACCGTTTTGCGTGAACTTGCGTTGGTTCTTCGGGTTGTCGACGAAGCGCCAAGCGCGGATGACGCGGTAAACGATGTCCAGACCCGACTTGGGCTGCTTGATTTCGAGATTGCGCCTGCGACGTTAATTTCCCCGCGAAATGACCTGCTGTGGTATGATTATTCAGGCAGGGTGCTGACGAAGCGGCTTTCGGAAAGGCTTGATGGTTTTAGGGCGGTTGATCTGGTCGAGAGCGGGGTGGTCAAGCTATATGTCGATAGCCCGCATGGGCTTTTGCGGGTTGATTTTGATCGCAGACGTATCTCGGCTTCCAACCCGCACCAGCTTTTTGTTTATACGATTGCTTTCGGCATCGTGATGACGCTGATCGCGATCATTTATCTGCGCAACCAGCTCCGCCCGATCAAACGGTTGGCGCGCGCTGCCGAGGCATTCGGGCGAGGGCGCCACATACCTTATTCCCCTGCCGGCGCTGTCGAATTGCGTGCTGCGGGTAATGCATTTGTCAACATGCGTAACCGGATCGAGCGTCACATAGAACAGCGGACCCTGATGTTGTCAGGGGTTAGTCATGATTTACGCACGCCACTAACGCGTCTGCGTCTGGGCCTTGCGATGCTGGATGAAGATGAGGCAGCGCCGCTGCTCCGCGACGTGGATGATATGCAAGGTATGCTGGATGAATTCCTGAGCTTCGCCAAAGGTGCCGCAGAGGGGGAGCCGACAGAAGTCGATCCGATTGCGATGGTCGCTGATATTGTGGAGGGCGCACAGCGGGCAGGGCGTGATGTGACCCTTATGGCGCGTGACGGTGCAGGGCAGGGGACGGTTCAGCTGCGCGAGGTCGCCATGCGGCGTGCTGTGGACAACCTTATCTCGAACGCGGTGCGATACGGCACACGGGCAGAGGTGTCAGTCATGCTGACGGACAAAACCCTGCGCATCCGCGTAGAGGACGATGGCCCGGGCATCCCTGAAGACCAGCACGAACAGGCCACGCGCCCGTTCACCCGTCTGGATCCGTCCCGGAATCAGGACAAGGGTGGTGGCGTGGGGTTGGGCCTTGCGATTGCGGTCGATGTGGCGCGCAGCCACGGCGGCGTGTTGCGTCTGGGCTCATCCGAAGCTTTGGGCGGTTTGCGTGCTGATATTGTTATCGCGCGCTAA
- the purM gene encoding phosphoribosylformylglycinamidine cyclo-ligase, translating into MNERQNGITYADAGVDIDAGNALVERIKPAAKRTKRSGVMSGLGGFGALFDLKAAGYNDPVLVAATDGVGTKLRIAIDTGNVDGVGIDLVAMCVNDLVCQGAEPLFFLDYFATGKLELDTATRIIEGIALGCELSGCALIGGETAEMPGMYPEGDFDLAGFSVGAMERGGTLPLDVAEGDVLLGLASDGVHSNGYSLVRVIVEHSGLQWDDPCPWDGGTLGEVLLKPTRLYVKSALAAARAGMVHALAHITGGGLTENLPRVLPEGLGAEINLSAWELPPVFRWLTAHGGMDEPELLKTFNAGIGMIVVVPADKADEAAKLLRDAGETVFHLGKVVEGEGVVYEGNLV; encoded by the coding sequence ATGAACGAGCGACAGAACGGGATCACCTACGCAGACGCGGGTGTGGATATTGATGCGGGTAACGCATTGGTGGAACGGATCAAGCCGGCAGCAAAGCGGACCAAACGTTCCGGGGTTATGTCAGGCTTGGGTGGCTTCGGCGCGCTGTTTGATCTCAAGGCCGCAGGCTATAACGATCCGGTGCTTGTTGCTGCGACAGATGGCGTCGGCACCAAGCTGCGGATTGCCATTGATACCGGTAATGTCGACGGTGTTGGCATTGATTTGGTGGCAATGTGTGTGAACGATCTGGTCTGCCAGGGTGCGGAGCCGCTGTTCTTCCTTGATTACTTTGCGACCGGCAAACTTGAGCTGGATACAGCAACCCGTATCATCGAAGGTATTGCCCTGGGATGTGAGCTGTCAGGCTGTGCGCTGATCGGCGGAGAAACGGCAGAGATGCCGGGGATGTACCCCGAAGGTGATTTCGACCTTGCAGGCTTTAGCGTCGGCGCAATGGAACGCGGCGGTACCTTGCCGCTCGACGTGGCCGAGGGCGACGTGTTGCTGGGTCTGGCCAGCGATGGTGTACACTCCAACGGTTACAGCCTTGTGAGGGTGATTGTTGAGCATTCGGGCCTTCAGTGGGATGACCCATGCCCGTGGGATGGTGGCACCTTGGGTGAGGTTCTGCTGAAACCAACACGGCTTTATGTGAAATCCGCACTCGCTGCGGCGCGCGCCGGTATGGTGCATGCGCTGGCCCACATCACTGGTGGCGGCTTGACCGAAAACCTGCCGCGTGTCCTGCCCGAGGGATTGGGCGCTGAAATCAACCTCAGCGCATGGGAGCTACCACCGGTATTCCGCTGGCTCACAGCGCATGGCGGCATGGATGAGCCCGAGCTGCTCAAAACCTTTAACGCTGGCATCGGAATGATCGTTGTCGTGCCTGCCGATAAAGCAGATGAAGCAGCCAAACTGTTGCGCGACGCTGGCGAGACTGTCTTTCACCTTGGTAAAGTGGTCGAGGGAGAAGGCGTTGTTTATGAGGGCAACCTCGTCTGA
- the purN gene encoding phosphoribosylglycinamide formyltransferase, giving the protein MVRVAVFISGGGSNMVSLLEDMAREGHAGTPCVVLANSADAGGLARAEERGVPTVVVDHRPFKGDRAAFEAAINAALEPFAPDMICLAGFMRVLTEGFMEQWAGKMLNIHPSLLPKYKGLHTHARALEAGDAVHGCTVHEVTAALDDGPILGQAQVPVLADDTPETLAARVLEQEHRLYPAVLRRFVAGDRSPLILQS; this is encoded by the coding sequence ATGGTTCGCGTTGCGGTGTTTATTTCGGGTGGCGGCTCCAACATGGTGTCGCTGCTTGAAGATATGGCGCGCGAAGGTCACGCAGGCACGCCTTGTGTCGTGCTGGCAAATAGTGCCGATGCTGGCGGGCTGGCTCGCGCTGAAGAACGCGGCGTGCCAACGGTTGTTGTGGACCATCGTCCGTTCAAAGGTGACCGCGCAGCTTTTGAAGCTGCGATCAACGCCGCGTTGGAGCCATTTGCACCCGACATGATCTGCCTTGCCGGTTTTATGCGGGTCCTAACCGAAGGTTTCATGGAACAATGGGCGGGCAAGATGCTTAACATCCATCCGTCATTGTTACCCAAATATAAGGGCCTGCATACCCATGCCCGCGCGTTGGAGGCGGGTGACGCTGTTCACGGTTGCACTGTGCACGAAGTAACGGCAGCGCTTGATGATGGTCCCATATTGGGGCAGGCGCAGGTCCCTGTATTGGCCGACGATACCCCCGAGACGCTGGCCGCACGGGTGTTGGAACAGGAACACAGGCTTTACCCTGCCGTGCTACGCCGATTTGTTGCCGGCGACCGTAGCCCATTGATTTTGCAAAGCTGA
- the rnd gene encoding ribonuclease D: MRTITTTEELASYCQEAAQHPFVTVDTEFLRERTYYSKLCLIQLAMPGTDDSGAVLVDPLSDGLSLEPLYELFRDTSVVKVFHAARQDLEIFFVDAEVFPEPLFDTQVAAMVCGFGEQVGYETLVRKITKEGVDKTSRFTDWSRRPLTEAQKTYALADVTHLRQIYEFLAAKLEESGRHKWVAEELEVLTNPGTYVTAPQDAWKRVKTRTNSGRFLAIVRELAAFREEYAQTRNIPRSRVYKDDALVELASNKPKNHEELGRARLLLRDARKGEIAEGILKAVAAGIACPNSDVPQPDRSREKMQVNPALADLLRVLLKAKTESSGVAAKLIATAADLDAIAAGERDVQALSGWRLEVFGTDAMALCGGKIALTAVGNDVKVVPV; the protein is encoded by the coding sequence ATGCGCACTATCACCACTACTGAAGAACTGGCCTCCTATTGTCAGGAAGCCGCCCAACACCCTTTTGTTACAGTCGATACAGAATTTCTGCGCGAGCGGACTTATTATTCAAAACTGTGTTTGATCCAGCTGGCAATGCCAGGAACGGATGACAGTGGTGCTGTACTGGTTGATCCATTGTCCGATGGCCTGTCGCTTGAGCCCCTCTACGAATTGTTTCGCGACACATCGGTTGTAAAAGTTTTTCATGCCGCACGGCAGGATCTGGAAATATTCTTTGTGGATGCAGAAGTCTTTCCCGAACCGCTGTTCGACACGCAGGTTGCTGCGATGGTCTGTGGTTTCGGTGAACAGGTCGGTTATGAGACACTGGTGCGCAAGATAACCAAGGAAGGTGTCGATAAAACCTCGCGCTTCACCGATTGGTCCCGTCGTCCGCTGACAGAAGCGCAAAAAACCTATGCTTTGGCAGATGTGACGCACTTGCGTCAGATCTACGAATTTCTGGCTGCCAAACTGGAAGAATCGGGCCGCCACAAATGGGTGGCAGAAGAACTCGAAGTGCTAACAAACCCCGGCACCTATGTCACAGCGCCTCAGGATGCGTGGAAGCGCGTAAAAACCCGCACGAACTCTGGACGGTTTCTGGCTATCGTGCGTGAACTGGCGGCGTTCAGAGAAGAATACGCCCAGACGCGCAATATCCCGCGTAGCCGTGTCTATAAAGATGATGCGCTTGTTGAACTGGCGTCGAACAAGCCGAAAAACCACGAAGAGCTTGGCCGCGCACGGCTGCTGCTGCGTGACGCCCGCAAGGGTGAGATTGCCGAAGGCATCCTGAAGGCCGTAGCCGCAGGGATCGCTTGCCCCAATTCTGATGTGCCACAGCCCGACCGCAGCCGCGAAAAGATGCAGGTTAATCCAGCACTTGCCGATCTGCTACGGGTTCTGCTGAAAGCCAAAACCGAAAGCTCAGGCGTTGCCGCGAAGCTTATTGCGACAGCGGCCGATCTTGATGCAATAGCTGCAGGCGAGCGTGACGTTCAGGCGCTGAGCGGATGGCGTTTGGAAGTCTTTGGCACCGACGCCATGGCCCTGTGCGGGGGCAAGATTGCCCTGACCGCAGTGGGGAATGATGTAAAGGTTGTGCCGGTTTAG
- a CDS encoding SufE family protein, protein MATAQFEELVEDFEFLEDWEDRYRHVIDQGKSMEALPEALRVPATKVDGCASQVWLHAEMTGGKLHFDGASDAMIVSGLIAVLRTLYNGLTPQEVLAVDARAELGRLGLNEHLSAQRSNGLTAMIERVRETAARSA, encoded by the coding sequence ATGGCTACCGCGCAATTTGAAGAACTGGTCGAAGATTTTGAATTTCTTGAGGATTGGGAAGACCGGTATCGCCATGTGATTGACCAGGGAAAATCAATGGAGGCCTTGCCAGAAGCACTGCGTGTGCCTGCGACCAAGGTGGATGGTTGTGCCAGTCAGGTCTGGCTGCATGCGGAAATGACCGGCGGCAAGCTGCATTTCGATGGCGCGTCTGATGCCATGATCGTCTCAGGGCTGATTGCCGTACTGCGGACGCTTTATAACGGTCTTACGCCTCAAGAAGTGTTGGCGGTTGATGCGCGTGCCGAATTGGGGCGGTTAGGGCTGAACGAGCATTTGTCGGCGCAGCGATCCAACGGGCTTACAGCCATGATCGAGCGGGTGCGCGAAACAGCTGCGCGTTCGGCTTAG